The following are from one region of the Lepeophtheirus salmonis chromosome 8, UVic_Lsal_1.4, whole genome shotgun sequence genome:
- the LOC121123411 gene encoding uncharacterized protein yields the protein MILLPILWLLNFKCVLSFNINKVISNRNDQFYQVDFNSTSRRAKQVSYEPPKVTTGADIDTSVAFALPLFSVQMPGYHEDPTLTNYVSQAALALTVFSLFVSAGAYFPFLFGLNGPSAIGRSEELSVMSIISDCGEFAVCEAHARPQEFGWMALPFLIFIPGDNNGAKSDSSWQRAANYGKSKIDCYDKYQCIMNPIWIAKYLLDITLS from the exons ATGATTCTTCTACCAATTCTATggttattgaatttcaaatgtGTTCTCAGCTTTAACATTAACAAAGTGATCTCCAATCGGAATGATCAATTCTACCAAGTGGACTTTAACTCGACCTCACGCAGAGCAAAACAAGTTTCATATG AACCTCCAAAAGTAACGACAGGAGCGGATATTGACACATCCGTTGCATTTGCTCTTCCACTGTTCTCCGTTCAGATGCCTGGATATCATGAGGATCCGACACTGACAAACTACGTTTCACAGGCTGCACTCGCCCTTACGGTGTTTTCACTTTTTGTGTCGGCTGGAGCATACTTTCCATTCCTATTTGGTTTGAATGGACCCTCTGCAATAGGAAGAAGTGAGGAACTAAGCGTAATGTCCATTATATCGGATTGTGGAGAGTTTGCAGTTTGTGAGGCACATGCTCGGCCGCAGGAATTTGGTTGGATGGCGCTTCCGTTCTTAATATTTATACCTGG GGACAACAATGGAGCCAAAAGTGATTCGTCATGGCAACGTGCAGCTAATTatggaaaatcaaaaattgattgcTATGATAA atATCAATGTATAATGAATCCTATTTGGATTGCGAAATATTTATTGGATATCACATTATCTTGA